One segment of Caldalkalibacillus thermarum DNA contains the following:
- a CDS encoding CoA-disulfide reductase encodes MKLVVIGGVAAGMSAASKLKRVNKEAQVVVYEKGRFLSYGACGLPYYVSGENDDYTKMIARTKEQFEQMGIEVFLQHEVVKVVPDKKQVLVKDHKAHKLFIDTYDKLMIATGTVPIVPPLPGVKLGNIHVLKTLEDGIRLKELTETAEIRDVVIVGGGYIGIEMAEAMVRQGKTVRVIERAERILQTFDQEITQIAEEELHKQGVQLHLGEKVERFIGREKVEAVQTDLGTYPADLVVLSVGVKPATQFLEGSGIQLAANGAVVIDREMRTNVKDIYAAGDCALVYNKVKEENDYIPLGTNANKCGRIAGANMAGKHMKYIGTLGSAAIKVFDLELARTGMSETEAKNLAMEYTTVFIKSTDHPAYYPDQTPIWIKLICERRTRRILGAQAIGNKGVVLRIDIFAVAIHNKMSADELGMTDLCYAPPFAGVWDAVHIACNAVK; translated from the coding sequence ATGAAATTGGTTGTGATCGGTGGGGTAGCGGCAGGCATGTCTGCCGCTTCAAAATTAAAAAGGGTAAACAAAGAGGCACAAGTAGTCGTCTATGAAAAAGGCCGATTTTTATCCTACGGTGCCTGTGGGCTGCCATACTATGTTTCGGGCGAAAATGATGATTATACCAAAATGATCGCCCGTACCAAAGAACAGTTTGAACAGATGGGCATAGAGGTTTTTCTCCAACATGAAGTGGTGAAGGTTGTACCGGACAAAAAGCAGGTGTTGGTCAAAGACCACAAGGCCCACAAGCTGTTTATTGATACGTATGATAAGCTGATGATCGCCACAGGGACCGTACCGATTGTCCCTCCCCTGCCTGGTGTGAAACTTGGCAATATCCATGTCCTTAAAACACTGGAAGATGGCATTCGCTTAAAAGAACTGACTGAAACAGCAGAAATCAGGGATGTGGTGATTGTAGGCGGGGGATATATCGGCATAGAAATGGCGGAAGCGATGGTCCGGCAAGGCAAAACAGTCAGAGTGATTGAACGCGCTGAGCGCATCCTGCAAACGTTTGATCAGGAAATCACCCAAATCGCCGAAGAAGAGCTCCATAAACAGGGGGTTCAGCTTCACCTGGGGGAAAAGGTGGAACGCTTTATTGGCCGGGAGAAAGTGGAAGCCGTTCAAACTGACCTGGGCACCTATCCGGCCGATCTCGTCGTGTTGTCCGTTGGCGTTAAGCCTGCCACCCAATTTTTAGAGGGTTCCGGTATTCAACTGGCAGCAAACGGCGCGGTGGTCATTGACCGCGAAATGAGAACAAATGTCAAGGATATTTATGCAGCAGGCGACTGTGCCCTGGTGTACAACAAAGTGAAAGAAGAAAATGACTACATTCCCCTTGGCACCAATGCCAACAAATGCGGACGCATTGCCGGGGCCAATATGGCCGGAAAGCATATGAAGTATATTGGAACATTAGGGAGCGCTGCGATTAAAGTTTTCGACCTTGAACTGGCCCGAACCGGGATGTCTGAAACTGAGGCCAAAAACTTAGCCATGGAATATACCACCGTGTTTATTAAAAGTACGGACCACCCGGCTTATTATCCGGATCAGACGCCGATCTGGATTAAACTGATTTGCGAAAGACGAACAAGGAGAATTTTAGGTGCCCAAGCCATTGGCAACAAGGGTGTGGTGCTCAGAATTGATATTTTTGCTGTGGCCATCCATAACAAGATGAGTGCAGACGAACTGGGCATGACGGATTTATGTTATGCCCCTCCTTTTGCCGGTGTGTGGGATGCGGTTCATATTGCTTGCAATGCGGTGAAATGA
- a CDS encoding EutN/CcmL family microcompartment protein, which translates to MIIGKVISKVISTRKHEALQGFKFLVIQPYYGGNKEYFVAADHIGAGEGELVLVSMGHAAQHALRKHAPVDAVVVGIIDNEPEIGTARSRSSPKSAAQS; encoded by the coding sequence ATGATCATTGGCAAGGTGATCAGCAAGGTGATTTCCACCAGAAAACATGAAGCTTTGCAAGGTTTTAAATTCCTCGTAATTCAGCCTTACTATGGAGGGAACAAGGAATACTTTGTCGCCGCTGATCATATTGGGGCCGGCGAAGGTGAGCTTGTTCTGGTTTCTATGGGACATGCCGCCCAGCATGCACTGCGGAAACATGCCCCGGTTGACGCCGTGGTGGTGGGCATTATTGACAACGAACCGGAGATAGGAACTGCCCGTTCAAGAAGCTCCCCAAAAAGTGCTGCACAGAGCTAA
- the pduL gene encoding phosphate propanoyltransferase has translation MNKVNREALVEEITKLVIAELKHHHMLQDTALQGKQLAPYVPVSVSARHVHLQQEHVDILFGKGYQLTKDRDISQPGQYACQETVTLMGPGGKISNVRVLGPLRKQTQVEVARSDARVLGISPPVRHSGDLKGSAPIVIIGPKGTVRLKEGCIIADRHIHMTPQDAQAYGVYNSQKVSVLVEGEKGGIMNQVTIRVRDDYALDMHIDTDDANAFGLTGNEYVKIIL, from the coding sequence GTGAACAAGGTGAACCGTGAAGCGCTTGTGGAAGAGATCACGAAACTGGTGATAGCAGAACTCAAACATCATCATATGTTGCAAGATACAGCGTTACAAGGCAAACAATTGGCACCGTATGTACCGGTCAGTGTTTCAGCCAGGCATGTTCATCTGCAACAAGAGCATGTGGACATATTATTTGGCAAGGGATACCAACTGACGAAAGACCGGGATATTTCCCAACCCGGTCAATATGCCTGCCAGGAAACAGTCACCCTTATGGGTCCGGGAGGAAAAATCAGCAATGTCAGAGTATTAGGGCCCCTGCGAAAACAAACCCAAGTAGAAGTGGCCCGCAGTGATGCCAGGGTACTGGGGATTTCTCCGCCAGTCAGACACTCCGGAGATCTAAAAGGATCGGCTCCCATTGTGATTATCGGTCCCAAGGGTACCGTGCGTCTAAAGGAAGGGTGCATTATTGCTGATCGCCACATCCATATGACGCCGCAAGATGCCCAAGCGTACGGGGTGTATAACAGCCAAAAGGTCTCGGTATTGGTAGAAGGTGAAAAAGGCGGAATCATGAATCAAGTCACGATACGGGTGAGAGACGATTATGCTTTAGATATGCATATTGATACAGATGATGCCAATGCCTTTGGCTTAACGGGAAATGAATACGTCAAAATCATCCTCTAG
- a CDS encoding BMC domain-containing protein — protein MSGSLGIIETRGLTAAIEAADAMLKAANVEIVGSEKIGSGLVSVIVRGEVGAVKAATEVGAEAAQRIGELVAVHVIPRPHADVEKILPILK, from the coding sequence ATGAGTGGATCACTGGGTATTATTGAGACGAGAGGATTAACAGCAGCGATCGAAGCAGCTGATGCCATGTTGAAAGCCGCCAATGTGGAGATTGTTGGCAGTGAAAAAATCGGTTCTGGTCTTGTATCGGTCATTGTGCGCGGGGAAGTTGGTGCGGTCAAAGCTGCCACAGAAGTAGGCGCTGAAGCTGCCCAAAGAATCGGGGAGCTTGTTGCGGTTCACGTGATACCACGCCCCCATGCCGATGTGGAGAAAATATTACCCATCTTAAAATAA
- a CDS encoding BMC domain-containing protein: MNESLGFIETRGFTAAIEAADAMLKAANVEIVGSEKIGSGLVSVIVKGDVGAVKAATEVGAEAAGRVGEVIAVHVIPRPHGDIQKLLPTVKDDAV; the protein is encoded by the coding sequence ATGAACGAATCATTAGGATTCATTGAAACAAGAGGATTTACGGCAGCCATTGAGGCGGCTGATGCCATGCTGAAAGCCGCCAACGTGGAAATTGTCGGGAGTGAGAAGATTGGCTCCGGGCTGGTGTCAGTGATTGTCAAAGGGGATGTGGGTGCGGTTAAAGCGGCCACTGAAGTAGGGGCAGAGGCAGCAGGCCGGGTAGGGGAAGTTATCGCTGTCCATGTCATTCCGAGACCCCATGGAGATATCCAAAAATTATTGCCAACTGTGAAAGATGATGCAGTTTAA
- a CDS encoding BMC domain-containing protein: MRKYEALGVIETQYFTCAVELLDHMCKTANVDFLASERYLGGGLVTVIVGGGIADVTRAVEAAQQLGQRLGNALKMALVITNPHPEILKFIPPAQQEQVKGQLSTAIESQAKQVKED, from the coding sequence ATGAGAAAGTATGAAGCTCTGGGGGTGATCGAAACCCAATATTTCACATGCGCAGTGGAACTGTTAGACCATATGTGTAAAACAGCAAATGTGGACTTTTTAGCCAGTGAGCGATATTTAGGAGGTGGACTCGTCACCGTTATCGTTGGCGGCGGGATTGCAGATGTCACCAGAGCCGTGGAAGCAGCTCAACAACTGGGTCAAAGACTAGGCAATGCGTTAAAAATGGCGCTGGTCATTACAAATCCCCATCCTGAAATATTAAAATTTATCCCTCCGGCGCAACAAGAACAAGTTAAGGGTCAACTTTCAACTGCAATAGAATCACAAGCCAAACAAGTGAAGGAGGACTGA
- a CDS encoding BMC domain-containing protein — MNLSLGIIEVEGLVTATACMDAMVKSAFVNVHHVEQVGSGWIAIMITGDLASVQAALERGAEVAQYFGEVVAVRTIPRPYQGLEPLITPVEKVETHEKV; from the coding sequence GTGAATCTATCATTAGGCATCATTGAGGTCGAAGGATTGGTCACAGCGACAGCGTGCATGGATGCTATGGTTAAGTCAGCCTTTGTGAATGTGCATCACGTGGAACAAGTGGGCTCAGGATGGATCGCCATTATGATCACAGGTGACCTTGCCTCTGTACAAGCGGCTTTAGAACGGGGAGCCGAAGTGGCGCAATATTTTGGTGAAGTTGTGGCTGTACGTACCATTCCCAGACCTTACCAGGGCTTGGAACCGCTTATTACGCCTGTAGAAAAGGTGGAAACGCATGAGAAAGTATGA
- a CDS encoding BMC domain-containing protein — MNKAIGFLEVQGFSVALAVMDKACKAADITIEGIDCNNPALGDRAPIPVVVQVKFSGKVDEVQTALEVARQEASHYIAENDILTHLIPSAMEDFQKLLPIGKVNVK, encoded by the coding sequence ATGAACAAAGCGATAGGATTTTTGGAAGTACAAGGTTTTAGTGTGGCGCTGGCTGTGATGGATAAAGCTTGTAAAGCAGCTGACATCACCATTGAAGGGATTGATTGCAACAATCCAGCATTAGGTGATCGCGCCCCGATCCCCGTTGTTGTACAAGTCAAATTCAGCGGAAAGGTGGATGAGGTGCAAACAGCACTGGAAGTGGCCAGACAAGAGGCAAGCCATTACATTGCCGAAAACGATATACTCACCCATCTGATTCCTTCAGCAATGGAAGATTTTCAAAAGTTGCTACCCATTGGGAAGGTCAACGTCAAATAA
- a CDS encoding aldehyde dehydrogenase family protein gives MNMTEKDIEIIVQSVLHNVESALGKSASASPSVSAGSVASGEGIKPVQFKQVPVSQQETVKSPNRNRNLGGAEEKWGVFNHMEDAIEASYRAQMEFVKHFQLKDREKIITAIREAVVREKEVLARKVYEETKIGRYEDKVAKHELAALKTPGTEDLKTEAFSGDNGLTIVERAPYGLIGAVTPVTNPTETIINNAIGMLAAGNAVVFNVHPSSKRSCAYAVQLINKAITEAGGPHHLVTMVKEPTLDTLQTLIDSPKVKLLVGTGGPGLVQTLLKSGKKAIGAGAGNPPVIVDDTADLEHAARSIIEGAAFDNNLLCIAEKEVFVLESVADDLIFHMLNHGAYMLGQHEVEQVMAFALEEQGNEQNRGCGFNPQRHYQVSKDWIGQDARLFLEHIGVQPPTEVKLLICDVEFDHPFVQLEQMMPVLPIVRVKTLDEAIEKAVMAEHGNRHTAIMHSKNVDHLTKFARAIQTTLFVKNASSLAGVGYGGEGHTTMTIAGPTGEGVTSAKTFTRERRCVLAEGGFRIIG, from the coding sequence ATGAACATGACGGAAAAGGATATTGAAATAATTGTGCAGTCCGTGTTGCATAACGTGGAATCGGCGCTGGGAAAAAGTGCTTCTGCTTCTCCGTCTGTTTCAGCTGGGTCTGTTGCCTCTGGTGAAGGCATCAAGCCAGTCCAATTCAAACAGGTGCCTGTTTCTCAACAGGAAACCGTAAAGAGCCCCAACAGAAACCGCAATTTAGGCGGAGCGGAGGAAAAATGGGGTGTTTTCAATCATATGGAAGATGCCATTGAAGCTAGTTACCGGGCGCAGATGGAGTTCGTTAAACATTTTCAGCTCAAAGATCGGGAAAAAATTATCACAGCTATCCGTGAAGCAGTTGTAAGGGAAAAAGAAGTATTAGCAAGAAAAGTGTACGAAGAAACGAAGATTGGCAGATATGAAGATAAAGTAGCCAAACATGAACTGGCCGCTTTGAAAACCCCGGGGACGGAAGATTTAAAGACAGAGGCTTTTTCCGGTGATAACGGATTAACCATTGTGGAGCGGGCGCCTTATGGATTAATTGGAGCGGTAACCCCCGTCACCAATCCAACCGAAACCATCATCAATAATGCCATTGGTATGCTGGCTGCGGGGAATGCTGTTGTCTTTAACGTGCATCCCTCATCCAAACGGTCTTGCGCTTATGCCGTACAGTTGATCAATAAGGCCATTACGGAAGCTGGCGGTCCTCACCATCTGGTCACGATGGTGAAGGAGCCAACTTTAGATACGCTGCAAACCCTAATTGACAGCCCAAAAGTCAAATTGCTGGTCGGTACAGGCGGACCAGGACTGGTGCAAACATTGTTAAAATCGGGGAAAAAAGCGATTGGGGCAGGGGCAGGCAATCCGCCGGTGATTGTGGATGATACGGCCGATCTTGAACATGCGGCCCGGTCGATTATTGAAGGTGCCGCTTTCGATAACAATCTGTTGTGTATAGCTGAAAAAGAAGTGTTTGTTCTGGAGTCGGTGGCCGATGACCTCATTTTCCACATGCTCAATCATGGCGCTTACATGCTCGGACAGCATGAAGTGGAACAAGTCATGGCTTTTGCCCTTGAAGAACAGGGGAACGAACAGAACAGGGGTTGCGGTTTCAATCCTCAACGACATTACCAGGTTTCTAAGGACTGGATTGGCCAAGATGCCCGTTTATTTCTGGAACACATCGGTGTTCAACCCCCGACAGAAGTCAAACTGCTCATTTGCGACGTTGAGTTTGACCATCCTTTTGTACAATTGGAGCAAATGATGCCTGTACTCCCGATTGTCCGGGTCAAAACGTTGGATGAAGCCATCGAGAAGGCTGTCATGGCAGAGCATGGAAACCGGCATACAGCGATTATGCATTCCAAAAATGTGGATCATCTCACGAAGTTTGCCAGAGCCATCCAAACGACCCTGTTTGTCAAAAATGCTTCATCTTTAGCTGGCGTCGGTTATGGTGGTGAAGGACATACCACCATGACCATTGCCGGACCGACTGGTGAAGGCGTTACCTCTGCCAAAACCTTCACCAGGGAAAGAAGGTGTGTGCTTGCTGAAGGTGGATTCCGCATCATAGGATAG
- a CDS encoding class II aldolase/adducin family protein gives MIHHKKYYSDFEAKKLICEIGKRMYNKNFVAANDGNISVKVGPETIWSTPTGVSKGFMTPDMMVKMDLSGKVLAGKMKPSSEIKMHLRVYQENPEVNAVVHAHPPVATSFAIAGMSLEKPISPEAVVLLGKVPVASYATPGTEEVPESIAPYCKEYNAVLLANHGALTWGRDIFEAYYRMESLEHYALMLMYSNNIINRANELNCSQISDLINIRERLGIKTGGVPPCNPPAKERPYAHDEQGPSTPSTLASKEEWIETIVKKVTEKILKTYLTRKGDMPGDEHDGKGY, from the coding sequence ATGATTCACCATAAAAAATACTACTCTGATTTTGAAGCCAAAAAGCTGATTTGTGAGATTGGCAAGAGGATGTATAACAAAAACTTTGTGGCCGCTAATGACGGCAATATTTCCGTCAAAGTGGGCCCCGAGACCATCTGGTCGACACCAACCGGGGTAAGTAAAGGGTTTATGACCCCCGACATGATGGTCAAGATGGACCTGTCCGGGAAAGTGCTTGCTGGCAAGATGAAACCTTCTTCAGAAATTAAGATGCATTTAAGAGTGTATCAAGAGAATCCAGAAGTGAATGCCGTCGTACACGCCCATCCTCCAGTGGCGACTTCATTTGCCATAGCGGGAATGAGTTTGGAAAAGCCGATTTCTCCGGAGGCCGTCGTGTTATTAGGGAAGGTGCCTGTGGCGTCATACGCAACACCAGGAACAGAAGAAGTGCCTGAGTCCATTGCACCATATTGTAAGGAATACAATGCGGTTCTCCTGGCCAACCATGGCGCCTTAACATGGGGAAGGGATATTTTTGAGGCTTACTACCGGATGGAGTCGCTGGAACATTACGCGCTGATGCTCATGTATTCCAACAATATCATCAACAGAGCCAATGAACTGAATTGTTCGCAAATTTCAGATCTGATCAACATTAGGGAAAGATTGGGCATCAAAACGGGCGGCGTCCCGCCCTGTAACCCTCCCGCAAAGGAAAGGCCTTATGCACATGATGAGCAAGGCCCGTCCACACCTTCAACACTGGCCAGTAAAGAAGAATGGATTGAAACCATTGTCAAAAAAGTGACAGAAAAAATACTGAAAACGTATTTGACCAGAAAGGGGGATATGCCTGGGGATGAACATGACGGAAAAGGATATTGA
- a CDS encoding DeoR/GlpR family DNA-binding transcription regulator — translation MLPIARRNKIKELITEKKSVTVTELTKLFKVTEETIRRDLKQLEEEGFLNRTYGGAYISEGVQNDVDITLREHIHVEGKQKIASQCLPFIHSGDSIFLDASTTSVVLASMLQGKKITVVTNSIKIVNTLVDNPDIDLVVIGGTLAKSSLSNVGKTAEYHLNHYFFDTAFISCRSVSMQHGLTDSNEQQAAMRKLAAEHANNVFLIADYTKFDKTSFTRIGGFDLVDTIVVDQKLSAEWHQFLEEKQITLIECD, via the coding sequence ATGTTACCCATTGCCCGCAGGAATAAAATTAAAGAATTGATTACCGAGAAAAAGAGTGTCACAGTTACTGAATTGACCAAACTTTTTAAAGTGACAGAAGAGACCATCCGCCGGGATTTAAAGCAACTGGAAGAGGAGGGATTCCTCAATCGTACCTATGGCGGAGCATACATTTCCGAAGGCGTTCAAAACGATGTGGATATTACCTTGCGAGAACACATCCACGTTGAAGGAAAACAAAAAATCGCCTCCCAGTGCTTGCCCTTTATTCATAGCGGCGATTCCATTTTTTTAGACGCATCGACCACCTCTGTTGTGCTGGCCAGCATGCTGCAAGGCAAAAAGATTACCGTTGTGACCAACTCGATTAAAATCGTCAACACACTGGTCGACAACCCGGACATTGATCTCGTGGTCATTGGCGGCACATTAGCAAAGTCCTCGTTATCAAATGTAGGTAAAACGGCTGAATATCACTTGAATCATTATTTCTTTGACACTGCTTTCATTTCTTGCCGCTCGGTCAGCATGCAGCATGGCCTGACGGATTCAAATGAACAGCAAGCAGCCATGCGTAAACTGGCGGCAGAGCATGCTAACAACGTGTTTTTAATTGCCGATTATACGAAATTTGATAAAACATCCTTCACCAGAATTGGAGGGTTTGACCTGGTTGACACCATTGTTGTCGATCAAAAACTTTCGGCGGAGTGGCATCAATTTTTAGAAGAAAAACAAATCACTTTGATCGAATGTGATTAA
- the mtnA gene encoding S-methyl-5-thioribose-1-phosphate isomerase → MGNLLEAIQSVRLDDDNDALVLLDQTLLPNEKVFVELKEMEEIWEAIYHLKVRGAPAIGIAAAYGVYLAAKKSAAENYEQLYADFKQAKAYLASSRPTAVNLFWALDRMEKRLVKEKDKPVQAIKTALKDEAEQIRAEDEQVCRSIGEHALSLLEPGWGILTHCNAGTIATAKYGTALAPIYLGQERGYNFKVYADETRPLLQGARLTAWELREAGVDVTLICDNMASIVMKEGKIQAVLVGCDRVAANGDTANKIGTSGVAILAKYYQIPFYVCAPLSTIDMACQTGDEIHIELRPAEEITTKWYEKPMAPQGIKTYNPAFDVTDHTLITAIITEKGIAYPPFRDSLANMFKE, encoded by the coding sequence ATGGGGAATCTGCTTGAAGCCATTCAATCTGTCAGGCTTGATGATGATAACGATGCCCTTGTCCTGTTGGATCAGACATTGCTGCCCAATGAAAAAGTTTTTGTGGAATTGAAAGAAATGGAAGAGATTTGGGAGGCGATCTATCACTTAAAAGTTCGCGGAGCACCCGCGATTGGCATCGCCGCCGCTTATGGAGTATATTTAGCCGCAAAAAAGTCGGCAGCTGAAAACTACGAACAACTTTACGCTGATTTTAAACAAGCCAAAGCGTATTTGGCTTCGTCCCGCCCTACAGCTGTCAACTTATTTTGGGCTTTAGACCGTATGGAAAAGCGCTTGGTGAAAGAAAAAGACAAACCTGTTCAAGCCATCAAAACAGCCTTAAAAGATGAGGCTGAACAGATCCGGGCTGAAGATGAACAGGTTTGCCGGTCCATTGGTGAGCATGCCCTCTCCCTACTGGAACCGGGGTGGGGCATTTTAACCCACTGCAATGCCGGAACCATTGCCACAGCAAAGTATGGAACAGCTTTAGCACCGATATATCTGGGGCAGGAGAGAGGGTATAACTTCAAAGTGTATGCTGATGAAACACGGCCATTGCTGCAAGGGGCCAGGCTGACAGCATGGGAATTACGGGAAGCTGGCGTGGACGTCACATTAATTTGTGATAACATGGCTTCGATTGTGATGAAAGAAGGAAAAATACAAGCCGTTCTGGTCGGTTGCGACCGTGTTGCGGCCAATGGAGACACGGCCAACAAAATTGGCACGTCAGGGGTGGCCATTCTGGCCAAATACTACCAGATTCCCTTTTATGTCTGTGCACCGTTATCCACCATTGATATGGCTTGCCAAACAGGTGATGAGATTCACATTGAACTGCGGCCGGCAGAAGAGATCACAACGAAATGGTACGAAAAACCAATGGCACCCCAAGGTATCAAAACGTACAATCCTGCCTTTGATGTCACCGATCATACACTGATCACAGCGATCATTACTGAAAAGGGCATCGCTTATCCTCCCTTTCGCGACAGTCTGGCCAATATGTTTAAGGAGTAA
- the mtnK gene encoding S-methyl-5-thioribose kinase, producing the protein MKDFTSRYFTMNEEDAVEYARTMLDIFDDDAELTCKEIGDGNLNYVFRVVDEKNGKSIIIKQAGPVARISDEFKVSPDRNRIESEILKLQGELAPGFVPKMYKYDPVMNCCVMEDLSDHQIMRTALMEHKKFPLFADHITTFMVNTLLLTSDVVMDHKEKKELVKKFINPELCEITEDLVYTEPFYDCPRNDLLDETRKFVQDEIWNDQQLVLETAKLKFEFMTNAQSLLHGDLHTGSIFIKEDSTKVIDPEFAFYGPAGYDVGNVIANLIFAYANAKFTIDDEGRRKDYMTYLEETIKDVIDLFKTKFLAAWDEKATERVAKYPGFREYYLDAILTDTAAVTGLELCRRIIGIAHVKDITSIEDQSKRVRAEKLCLSAGKTFILERETMKHGVDYVRVIRTFAQQF; encoded by the coding sequence ATGAAAGACTTTACATCCCGCTATTTTACCATGAACGAAGAGGATGCAGTCGAGTACGCCAGAACCATGCTCGATATTTTTGATGATGATGCTGAACTCACGTGCAAAGAAATAGGAGACGGAAACTTAAACTATGTGTTTAGGGTGGTGGATGAAAAAAACGGAAAGTCTATCATTATTAAGCAGGCTGGTCCGGTTGCCCGTATTTCTGACGAATTTAAAGTGTCACCGGACCGGAACAGAATTGAAAGTGAAATTTTAAAGCTGCAAGGCGAGCTGGCCCCAGGGTTTGTGCCTAAGATGTACAAATATGATCCGGTCATGAACTGTTGTGTGATGGAGGATTTATCAGATCATCAAATCATGAGAACGGCTTTGATGGAACATAAGAAGTTCCCTTTGTTTGCCGATCATATCACCACGTTTATGGTCAATACACTGCTCTTGACCTCTGACGTTGTTATGGATCATAAAGAGAAGAAAGAGCTGGTCAAGAAATTTATCAACCCTGAACTGTGCGAAATTACTGAAGACCTGGTGTATACAGAACCTTTTTATGATTGTCCCCGCAATGACCTCTTGGATGAAACCAGGAAGTTTGTTCAGGACGAGATCTGGAATGACCAACAATTGGTCTTGGAAACGGCCAAACTTAAATTTGAGTTCATGACCAATGCCCAATCTCTGCTTCATGGCGACCTGCATACAGGCTCTATTTTCATCAAAGAAGATTCGACAAAAGTGATTGACCCCGAATTTGCTTTCTACGGGCCGGCCGGCTATGATGTGGGAAATGTGATTGCCAACTTAATCTTTGCTTATGCCAATGCCAAGTTTACAATTGACGATGAAGGCAGGCGCAAAGATTACATGACTTATTTAGAAGAGACGATCAAAGATGTGATTGATTTGTTTAAAACTAAATTCCTTGCTGCTTGGGATGAAAAAGCAACAGAAAGGGTGGCCAAATACCCGGGCTTCAGGGAATATTATCTTGACGCTATCTTAACAGATACAGCGGCAGTCACAGGGCTTGAACTGTGTCGCAGAATTATTGGTATTGCCCATGTCAAGGATATTACCTCCATTGAAGATCAAAGCAAAAGGGTACGGGCTGAAAAACTGTGTTTGTCAGCTGGTAAGACCTTTATCTTGGAAAGGGAGACCATGAAACACGGTGTCGACTACGTCAGAGTGATTCGGACTTTTGCCCAGCAATTTTAG
- a CDS encoding ABC transporter permease, with amino-acid sequence MNMHNPVPTQTPAHKNFDLFDFLYKYGTIITIVALIIIFAVANPAFLQGSNIINILRSISIVTIIATGITISLSVNGFDLSVGSTASLANAIVISMFVWYSQNMLVAIAAALAAALIVGAFNAFMIVKVKIPDLLLTLATMFIIQGVALTYTKGATVSQNMVMPDGSYATGMISPVFAKLGQVPWIIIMMVIVVVLVHIFLTYTKHGRYMYVIGGNQEAARLSGIPVNKYKVYAYLLSAIFAAIGGIVLASRVMTAEINAGAPYLMDAVAAAFIGFSVLGAGKPNAFGTFVGAVLIGILQNGLVMMSVPYYAMDIVKGGVLAFALALTYYKLRN; translated from the coding sequence ATGAACATGCACAATCCCGTACCAACCCAAACGCCTGCCCACAAAAATTTCGACCTGTTTGACTTTTTATATAAATATGGAACGATCATTACCATTGTCGCCCTGATTATCATTTTTGCCGTTGCCAATCCGGCCTTTCTCCAGGGAAGCAATATTATTAACATTTTAAGGTCCATATCGATTGTCACGATCATTGCTACCGGGATCACCATTTCCCTCTCGGTCAATGGCTTTGACCTGTCTGTTGGTTCTACCGCTTCGTTAGCCAACGCCATTGTGATTTCCATGTTTGTCTGGTATTCCCAAAATATGCTTGTGGCCATTGCTGCCGCTTTGGCTGCCGCACTGATTGTGGGGGCTTTTAATGCCTTTATGATTGTGAAGGTAAAAATTCCTGATTTACTTTTGACACTGGCAACCATGTTTATTATTCAAGGTGTGGCCTTGACGTATACCAAAGGGGCAACGGTGTCCCAAAACATGGTCATGCCTGACGGGTCTTACGCTACCGGAATGATTAGCCCCGTCTTTGCCAAACTGGGACAGGTGCCGTGGATTATTATCATGATGGTGATTGTGGTTGTTTTGGTGCATATCTTTTTAACCTATACCAAACACGGACGCTATATGTATGTCATAGGAGGTAACCAGGAAGCAGCCAGGCTCTCCGGGATCCCCGTTAATAAATACAAGGTGTATGCCTATTTGCTTTCGGCCATCTTCGCCGCAATTGGAGGAATCGTGCTCGCTTCCCGTGTCATGACAGCAGAAATTAATGCCGGAGCCCCGTACTTAATGGATGCCGTCGCAGCGGCCTTTATTGGTTTTTCTGTCCTTGGTGCCGGCAAGCCGAATGCATTCGGCACATTTGTGGGGGCTGTGCTGATCGGAATCCTTCAAAACGGCCTGGTCATGATGTCTGTCCCGTATTACGCAATGGATATTGTCAAAGGGGGCGTTTTAGCATTTGCCCTTGCTTTAACCTACTATAAATTAAGAAACTAA